AAGGTGGGGGGGATGTGCAGCTGTTGTGCTTGCTGCTGCGGAGTGCTCAAGGCTGTTAAACTCGACCCCCAGCCCAGCAGCCGGGTGAAATCCAATTACTTCGCCCGGGTGGATGAAGATCTCTGCGCCGGCTGTGAAACCTGTCTGGAGAGATGCCAGATGGAGGCGATCTTCATGGAAGATGACCGGGCGAATATCGACCTCAAGAGGTGCGTGGGCTGCGGGCTTTGCGTAACGACCTGCCCGACGAAAGCCCTCTCTCTTTTCCGGAAAAAGCCCAAAGAGCTCTATGTCCCCCCGGCCAAACCGTTTGATACCTACCTGCAAATCGCCAAAGAGATGGGAAAGATATAAGAACCCTTTTTCTCAAGGAGTATTAAATGTCTCGCCTTTTTGACCCGCTGCGGATCAAAGACACTGAACTCAGAAACCGCACCGTCTTTGCGCCCGTGGTTACGAATTTCGGGTTGAGGAACAACCAGGCCATTCAATATTTTGCCGAGCGCGCCAGGGGCGGAGTGGGTCTGATTATCGTGCATGGCACACCCGTCGATCTACTTTTACGGACCAATTGGGCCCAGAGCCTGAGTCCCCTGGTCATGGCGATTCATGAACAGGGAGCCAAAGTAGCCTTGCAACTCTGGCACGGAAATGAATTGAACGGCCAGGCGGTTGCCCCTTCTGTCCGGGAGTCCTATCGCCAGATCACCCGGGAGGAAATCCGTACGGTGGTCGAGAAATTCGTCACAGCCGCCAGACATTGCCAGGAAGCCGGGTTTGATGGGGTTGAGGTTCACGGAGCGCACGGGTATTTCATCCACCAGTTCTTTTCGCCCTTAACCAACCAAAGATCCGATGAATACGGTGGGAATGCCGAGAAGCGCATGCTCTTGGGAATGGAGCTGGTTGTGGCCATGCGCGAGGCGGTGGGAGAGAGGTTCCTTCTACTTTATCGGCATAGCGCGGTAGATGGTGTCCCAGGAGGGATCTCTGTCGAAGAGAGTGCGCGCTTTGCCCAAGCCTTGGAGAACCACTGGCTGGACGTGATCGATGTTTCCGCCGGCATGGGGCGGACCGATGAGCTTTCCATTCCGCCGGCTTCGGCTCCCGAAGGGACCCACGCCGAACTTGCCGCTAAAATCAAGGCGAAGGTTACCATTCCGGTAATTGCGGTGGGGAAAGTGCAAACCCGGGCCGGGGCCGAAAAGATTTTACAGGAAGGGAAGGCTGACCTTGTTGCCCTCGGCCGACAGTTATTGGCTGATCCGTACTGGCCAGAGAAGATGCAGGAGGGGAGAGAAGACGAAGTTGTTACCTGCACCTACTGCAACTTTTGCGCGCAGGAGATGCATGCCGGCAGGCCCATTGCCTGCCCGCAGA
This window of the Deltaproteobacteria bacterium genome carries:
- a CDS encoding NADH:flavin oxidoreductase; the encoded protein is MSRLFDPLRIKDTELRNRTVFAPVVTNFGLRNNQAIQYFAERARGGVGLIIVHGTPVDLLLRTNWAQSLSPLVMAIHEQGAKVALQLWHGNELNGQAVAPSVRESYRQITREEIRTVVEKFVTAARHCQEAGFDGVEVHGAHGYFIHQFFSPLTNQRSDEYGGNAEKRMLLGMELVVAMREAVGERFLLLYRHSAVDGVPGGISVEESARFAQALENHWLDVIDVSAGMGRTDELSIPPASAPEGTHAELAAKIKAKVTIPVIAVGKVQTRAGAEKILQEGKADLVALGRQLLADPYWPEKMQEGREDEVVTCTYCNFCAQEMHAGRPIACPQNPNLGQEKK